The Mesorhizobium koreense genome includes a window with the following:
- a CDS encoding type II secretion system F family protein, which produces MDAFSPFGGMLPVALILLLAGGAALAWPLVAGRQERNDLKRRLRLDLQSEGEEKSAERPRKENVVREKAARTAQEFYARTDPENVARLRLRLIQAGYMNPRAVGMFFLVRFLALAGCVALALLLVMAFSSDASRLNRWMFVGMAGILGYFLPGLVLAQKVKTKMREYRNGFPDFMDLMIVCSDAGMSMEAGIERVSKELQLTYPSLAENLQLVSLELRAGRSLDDALKALSDRLSLDEVRSFATLLQQSKELGTSLSGALRVFSDEMRHKRMSLAEEKAHALPAKMSVPVTVCILPVVLMIAIIPIIVQLTSMKH; this is translated from the coding sequence ATGGACGCCTTTTCCCCATTCGGCGGCATGCTCCCGGTAGCGCTCATCCTGCTTCTGGCAGGCGGGGCGGCGCTCGCCTGGCCTCTCGTCGCCGGACGGCAGGAGCGAAACGATCTGAAACGCAGGCTACGCCTGGATTTGCAGTCCGAGGGAGAAGAGAAGTCGGCGGAACGACCGCGCAAGGAAAATGTCGTGCGCGAGAAAGCCGCGCGCACGGCGCAGGAATTCTACGCCAGAACCGATCCCGAGAATGTGGCCCGACTGCGTCTCCGCCTGATCCAGGCGGGTTACATGAACCCTCGCGCTGTCGGGATGTTCTTCCTGGTACGTTTCCTGGCGCTCGCCGGTTGCGTCGCGCTGGCGCTTCTCCTCGTCATGGCGTTCAGCTCCGATGCCTCGCGCCTTAACCGTTGGATGTTCGTCGGCATGGCGGGCATCCTCGGCTACTTCCTGCCAGGGCTGGTTCTCGCACAGAAGGTCAAGACCAAGATGCGGGAATACCGCAATGGCTTTCCCGATTTCATGGACCTGATGATCGTCTGCTCGGACGCAGGCATGAGCATGGAAGCCGGTATCGAGCGTGTGTCGAAGGAATTGCAGCTTACCTACCCGTCTCTGGCGGAAAACCTGCAACTGGTCTCGCTGGAACTGAGGGCCGGCCGCAGCCTCGACGACGCGCTGAAGGCGCTGTCGGACCGGCTGAGCCTCGACGAGGTGCGCTCTTTCGCGACGCTCCTCCAGCAGTCGAAAGAACTCGGCACCAGCCTGTCTGGCGCGCTCAGGGTCTTTTCCGATGAGATGCGTCACAAGCGCATGTCGCTGGCCGAGGAAAAGGCGCACGCCCTGCCGGCGAAGATGTCGGTGCCGGTAACGGTCTGCATCCTGCCGGTCGTGCTGATGATCGCCATCATCCCGATCATCGTGCAACTGACTTCGATGAAACACTGA
- the gcvP gene encoding aminomethyl-transferring glycine dehydrogenase encodes MISLASPFAARHIGSSAQDQRAMLAALGIPSVETLITQAVPKSIRLDRSLDLPAAASEAEALGELSAIMGKNKVLKSFIGQGYHGTFVPPVIQRNLFENPAWYTAYTPYQAEISQGRLEMLFHFQTLITELTGLPIASASLLDEATAVAEAVGMAYRHHREKRTRVVLAGALHPQALDVAKTRADPLGMTIAEGKVDGEAAALIVPWPDTFGVYRDHSAAIRKAKEVDALVIFVADPLALTLSEPPASLGADIAVGSMQRFGVPIGFGGPHAAYCAVADRLTRLMPGRLVGQSVDSKGRPGYRLALQTREQHIRREKATSNICTAQALLANMAAAYAIWHGPEGLQAIAERIHALACRLAEGLEAAKVTVVGASRFDTVLVRATGKAREIARAAEKGEVLFRVISDDDLGITFDECSTEADLTAIAELFGAKVAESAKSTLPGKPRGKNFLTQPVFHENRSETEMMRFLRRLSDKDLALDRAMIPLGSCTMKLNAAAEMMPVSWPSVANLHPFTPVRHTRGYRQMIGQLEGWLAEITGFAAVSLQPNAGSQGEYAGLLAIRRYHLARGEKHRDVCLIPSSAHGTNPASAHMAGMRVVVVACTENGDIDLDDLKAKATQYGENLAALMFTYPSTHGVFEEGARDICSVVHEHGGQVYFDGANLNAMVGLARPGDIGADVCHMNLHKTFCIPHGGGGPGIGPIGVAKHLKRFLPGHEALGSSHAVAAAPFGSASILPITWMYIRMMGATGLKQATENAILSANYVAERLRAHYPVLYAGRNGRVAHECILDTRVLKDSAGITVEDVAKRLIDYGFHAPTMSWPVAGTLMVEPTESEPKRELDRFCDAMIAIAGEAGKVARGEWSKEDNPLVNAPHAAADTFADEWTHPYSRTTAAFPDTNADPATKYWPPVSRIDNVAGDRNLVCSCPPMEALAS; translated from the coding sequence ATGATTTCTCTCGCATCTCCCTTCGCCGCCCGCCATATCGGATCAAGCGCACAGGACCAGCGCGCCATGCTGGCGGCGCTCGGAATCCCCTCCGTTGAAACGCTGATCACGCAGGCAGTGCCGAAATCGATTCGCCTCGACCGCTCGCTCGACCTGCCGGCCGCCGCTAGCGAAGCGGAAGCCCTCGGCGAGCTTTCAGCGATAATGGGCAAAAACAAGGTGCTGAAGAGCTTCATCGGCCAAGGCTATCATGGCACTTTCGTCCCACCGGTGATCCAGCGCAACCTGTTCGAGAATCCGGCCTGGTATACTGCCTACACGCCCTATCAGGCCGAGATCAGCCAGGGGCGGCTCGAGATGCTCTTCCATTTCCAGACGCTGATCACCGAACTGACCGGGTTGCCGATCGCTTCGGCCTCGCTGCTCGACGAGGCGACGGCGGTGGCCGAGGCCGTCGGAATGGCGTATCGGCACCACCGCGAGAAGCGGACGCGCGTGGTACTCGCCGGCGCGCTGCATCCGCAAGCTCTCGATGTCGCGAAGACACGCGCCGATCCGCTCGGCATGACAATCGCGGAGGGCAAAGTGGACGGCGAGGCGGCGGCGCTGATCGTGCCGTGGCCCGACACGTTCGGCGTCTATCGCGACCATTCGGCCGCCATCCGCAAGGCAAAGGAAGTGGACGCGCTGGTGATCTTCGTCGCCGACCCGCTGGCTCTGACGCTCAGCGAGCCGCCCGCTTCTCTTGGCGCCGACATTGCGGTCGGCTCCATGCAGCGCTTCGGCGTGCCCATTGGTTTTGGCGGCCCGCACGCCGCCTATTGCGCGGTGGCCGACCGGCTGACCCGATTGATGCCCGGCCGTCTTGTCGGCCAGTCCGTCGACAGCAAGGGGCGGCCCGGCTATCGCCTCGCGCTGCAGACGCGCGAACAGCACATCCGCCGCGAGAAGGCGACCTCGAACATCTGCACGGCACAGGCCCTGCTCGCCAACATGGCCGCCGCCTATGCCATCTGGCATGGACCGGAAGGCTTACAGGCGATCGCTGAGCGCATTCACGCACTGGCCTGCCGGCTTGCCGAAGGGCTGGAAGCAGCGAAGGTCACGGTCGTCGGAGCAAGCCGCTTCGACACCGTCCTGGTCCGCGCCACAGGCAAGGCGCGTGAGATCGCCAGGGCGGCCGAGAAGGGCGAGGTGCTGTTTCGCGTCATCAGTGACGACGATCTCGGCATCACTTTCGATGAGTGTTCTACCGAGGCTGATCTCACAGCGATTGCGGAATTGTTCGGTGCGAAGGTTGCTGAGAGCGCGAAGTCCACCCTGCCCGGCAAGCCGCGTGGAAAAAATTTCCTGACGCAGCCGGTCTTCCACGAGAACCGCTCCGAGACGGAAATGATGCGTTTCCTGCGCCGGCTCTCGGACAAGGATCTGGCACTCGACCGCGCCATGATCCCGCTCGGGTCCTGCACGATGAAGCTGAATGCGGCTGCCGAGATGATGCCGGTAAGCTGGCCGTCGGTCGCGAACCTCCATCCCTTCACGCCGGTTCGGCACACGCGCGGCTATCGCCAGATGATCGGTCAACTCGAGGGCTGGCTTGCCGAGATCACCGGCTTTGCAGCGGTTTCATTGCAGCCCAACGCCGGCAGCCAGGGCGAATATGCCGGCCTGCTCGCCATCCGCCGCTATCATCTCGCGCGCGGCGAGAAGCATCGCGATGTCTGCCTGATCCCCTCTTCCGCGCACGGCACCAACCCGGCTAGCGCGCATATGGCGGGCATGCGCGTCGTCGTCGTCGCCTGCACGGAAAACGGCGACATCGATCTCGACGATCTGAAGGCCAAGGCGACGCAATATGGGGAAAACCTCGCAGCGTTGATGTTCACCTATCCCTCGACACATGGCGTGTTCGAGGAAGGCGCGCGCGACATTTGTTCAGTCGTGCATGAGCATGGTGGCCAAGTCTATTTCGACGGCGCAAATCTGAACGCCATGGTCGGACTGGCGCGACCGGGCGACATCGGCGCCGACGTTTGCCACATGAACCTCCACAAGACCTTCTGCATCCCGCATGGCGGCGGCGGCCCAGGCATTGGGCCGATCGGCGTGGCGAAGCATCTGAAACGCTTCCTGCCGGGACATGAAGCGCTCGGCTCTTCGCACGCTGTGGCCGCGGCACCCTTCGGCAGCGCTTCGATCCTGCCGATCACCTGGATGTATATCCGCATGATGGGCGCTACCGGACTAAAGCAGGCGACGGAAAACGCCATCCTGTCGGCCAACTATGTGGCGGAGCGGTTGAGGGCGCATTATCCAGTGCTCTATGCCGGCCGCAACGGACGCGTGGCACATGAATGCATCCTGGACACACGGGTGCTGAAGGACAGCGCGGGCATCACAGTGGAAGATGTCGCCAAGCGGCTGATAGACTACGGTTTTCACGCGCCGACGATGTCATGGCCGGTGGCCGGCACGCTGATGGTCGAGCCGACCGAATCGGAGCCGAAACGCGAACTCGACCGGTTCTGCGACGCCATGATCGCCATCGCTGGCGAGGCCGGCAAGGTGGCAAGAGGCGAATGGTCGAAGGAAGACAATCCGTTGGTCAACGCACCGCATGCGGCGGCGGATACGTTCGCTGACGAATGGACGCATCCCTATTCGCGTACGACCGCTGCGTTCCCCGACACGAATGCGGATCCCGCCACGAAATACTGGCCGCCAGTGTCGCGCATAGACAACGTGGCCGGGGACCGCAACCTCGTCTGCTCCTGCCCGCCAATGGAGGCGCTGGCGAGCTGA
- the gcvT gene encoding glycine cleavage system aminomethyltransferase GcvT, whose translation MSGNEQATKILPLQDLHKAAGARFGAFAGWSMPISYPAGVMKEHLHTRAHAGLFDISHMRLFEVSGPDAAAFLGRACPLDANALDNGQSKYTLLLDEHAGILDDLIVTRLGSHRFMVVANAGNAAADEKHLKAVAKDFDCKVEPLERVFLALQGQDAKAVLVAAGIDAAHLSFMHGFEPRPGWFLTRSGYTGEDGFEIAVPVKDGAALAENLLADERVQWVGLAARDSLRLEAGLCLHGQDIDPSTDPVSAALMWAISKPVREKGAFIGAEALAKKGAQGASEKRVGLKPEGRQPVRDGVELFTENGERIGRVTSGGFGPSAEAPVAMGYVATELAKPGIRLFADVRGNRLPINVHTLPFVPHRYRKG comes from the coding sequence AGCTATCCGGCGGGCGTCATGAAGGAGCACCTTCATACACGCGCCCATGCCGGGCTTTTCGACATCTCGCACATGCGGCTCTTCGAAGTGAGCGGCCCCGATGCCGCCGCCTTCCTCGGCCGGGCCTGCCCACTCGATGCCAACGCCCTCGATAACGGCCAGTCCAAATATACGCTGCTGCTCGATGAGCATGCCGGCATCCTCGACGATCTGATCGTCACGCGGCTCGGCTCGCATCGCTTCATGGTCGTCGCCAATGCCGGCAACGCGGCAGCCGACGAGAAGCATTTGAAGGCCGTAGCGAAGGATTTCGACTGCAAAGTCGAGCCATTGGAACGTGTCTTTCTAGCGCTACAAGGACAGGACGCGAAAGCGGTGCTCGTCGCCGCGGGGATCGACGCGGCGCATCTGAGCTTCATGCACGGTTTCGAGCCCCGGCCTGGCTGGTTCCTGACGCGATCCGGCTATACGGGCGAGGACGGTTTCGAGATCGCCGTACCGGTGAAGGACGGCGCAGCGCTCGCCGAGAACCTGCTCGCCGATGAGCGTGTCCAATGGGTTGGCCTCGCCGCGCGCGACAGCCTGCGGCTCGAAGCCGGTCTTTGCCTGCACGGGCAGGACATCGATCCTTCCACCGACCCCGTCTCCGCCGCGCTGATGTGGGCGATCTCGAAACCGGTACGGGAAAAAGGCGCCTTCATCGGAGCCGAGGCGCTGGCGAAAAAGGGAGCGCAAGGTGCTTCCGAGAAACGCGTCGGGCTGAAGCCGGAAGGACGCCAACCGGTACGCGACGGTGTCGAACTCTTCACCGAAAACGGCGAGCGCATCGGGCGCGTCACCTCAGGCGGCTTTGGTCCGAGCGCCGAAGCGCCGGTCGCCATGGGTTATGTCGCGACCGAACTCGCCAAGCCGGGCATCCGCCTTTTCGCCGACGTGCGCGGCAACAGGCTGCCAATCAACGTGCATACCCTTCCTTTCGTCCCTCACCGCTATCGCAAAGGATAA
- a CDS encoding tetratricopeptide repeat protein has translation MRASIFVVCGFLGAAFTASGCTTNPVDALSTISITPPARDVSADDLAQGKSQFRDGNYGLAEKHFRQAVELRPDSAEAWMGLAACYDELGRFDFADRAYGQLLKIAGRRPRIVNNMGYSQLLRGDKAKARRLLMEAEQSLPGDKLVAANIALLNKS, from the coding sequence ATGCGGGCAAGCATATTCGTCGTGTGCGGTTTTTTGGGTGCTGCGTTCACGGCATCGGGTTGCACCACCAATCCAGTCGACGCGTTGTCGACGATCTCGATCACGCCGCCGGCCAGGGATGTCAGCGCGGATGATCTGGCGCAGGGCAAGTCGCAATTCCGCGACGGCAATTACGGGTTGGCGGAGAAGCACTTCCGCCAGGCCGTGGAGTTGCGTCCGGACAGTGCCGAGGCATGGATGGGGCTCGCCGCCTGCTATGACGAACTCGGCCGCTTCGACTTCGCCGACCGCGCCTACGGCCAACTTCTGAAGATTGCCGGCCGGCGCCCGCGCATCGTCAATAATATGGGCTATTCCCAGCTTCTGCGCGGCGACAAGGCGAAAGCCCGCAGGCTCCTGATGGAAGCCGAGCAGAGCCTTCCGGGCGATAAGCTGGTGGCGGCGAATATCGCCCTGTTGAATAAGAGCTGA
- the gcvH gene encoding glycine cleavage system protein GcvH has translation MASTYFTEDHEWISVENGVATIGITDYAQEQLGDIVFVELPEKGRKLAKGEAAVVVESVKAASDVYAPVDGEIADVNDKLSSEPALVNSAATGDGWLWKMKLSNEGQLSGLMDEAAYKKLIG, from the coding sequence ATGGCGAGCACCTATTTCACCGAAGACCATGAATGGATCAGCGTCGAGAACGGCGTGGCGACAATCGGCATCACCGATTACGCACAGGAACAGCTCGGCGACATCGTCTTCGTCGAACTGCCGGAAAAAGGCCGCAAGCTCGCCAAGGGCGAGGCCGCCGTCGTGGTGGAATCGGTGAAGGCCGCTTCCGACGTCTATGCCCCCGTCGACGGGGAGATCGCGGACGTCAACGACAAGCTTTCGAGCGAGCCGGCGCTGGTCAATTCAGCGGCCACCGGCGATGGCTGGCTATGGAAGATGAAGCTGTCGAACGAAGGCCAGTTGTCGGGCCTGATGGACGAAGCCGCCTACAAGAAACTGATCGGCTGA